AAATAGCAACGTTTGCATTCCTTTGCTCGTGAATCGGAACCTGAGATGTTTTTAATGAAGGGTATATGTCAACTATTTTTTTTTGAAGATTCAGAACAATACAAACTAGATAGCCACCTATTCTTACTGGAAAAGAAACATAGTAGTAGTTTTGACTTGAAGCATTTTCATAGATTATTTTTATAACAGCATCTCGGACTGAACGATTAAATAACGAATTACGATGAGATTTTTGAGCTATCGGATGGGTGTGAATGATCTCACTCTCGGGGTAGGTTTCTAAGATTTCACTTGCAAGATTTAGTGTTGAATCAAATGCTTTAGATTGGATCCAGAAATCATTCTCTGGTTCAACACAAGCAGGGTAACGGTCTGATTGATTATCTACTAAAACACCAACAAGGAATATTTCAGGCTCAAATTGATCATCTAAAAGTGAGAAGACTTTTTTGGCTGCAAACTCTACCCCAAAACGAAAATGTCCTTGAAAGCTCCACATAAAATGATCAATCACATACCCCATATTTATATCTTCCTAAATAAATGTATAAAAGATTCAGCCTTCTTCCGATTTGTGTTTTTTTCTCCAGCCCGTTTTGACTTCGGGGGGCTGATGGTCGGAATAGAGTTGTTTGATGTGCACTTTAGGGTCGCCGGTGATCAGTCGGGAGCGGCGGGTTTTCCAGATGTAGTTCCAGCACCAGTCGAGCATCACCTTAAAGCGGTTGCGAAAGCCGACCAGGAACATCACGTGTAGAATGTTCCAGGAGATCCAGCCCAGAATGCCGCCGTAATGAATCTTGCCGATCGCGGCGATGGCATTACCGCGACCGATCATCGCCATGGAACCTTTGTCATAATAACTGAACTGCGGCCGTTCTTTCGGTGCGTTCCCGTTGATTTCCTGTTTGATAATCTCCGCTACGAAACGCCCGGTTTGAATCGCGCCCTGCGCCAGACCGGGAACCGGTTTGCCGGTTTTAGCATCAGTCGCATGCGCGGCATCGCCGACGACAAAAACTTCGGGATGTCCGGGAATCGACATATCGGGTCCCACAACAATCCGGCTGCCTCGATCAACTTCAGTGTCCAGTGTTTTCGCCAGATCCTGTCCCTGCACTCCCGCAGCCCAGAAGACGTTCTCTGCATTAATCGTTTCCTCGCCAATTTTCACGCCATCGACTGTCACATCAGTCACATGCACATTCAAATGGATTTCGACCCCCATCTTTTCCAGTACTTTCTGAGCGAGGGCACTCAGGTCTTCGGGCATGGGGCCGACCAGCCGCGAACCACCATCAACGAGAATCACGCGGGCCATATCACAATGGATATTTCGAAATTCACGCGGCAGGGTTTCAGACGCGACTTCTTTGATCGCGCCCGCCAGTTCGACTCCCGTCGGTCCGCCCCCCACAACCACGAACGTCAGAATTTTACGACGGGCTTCTTCATCGGCTTCCCATTCCGCCTCTTCAAACGCGAGATACAGACGCCTGCGGATTTCCAGCGCATCATCAATCGACTTCAATCCCGGTGCGTGCACACGATATTCATCGTGACCGAAATACGACTGCCGGGCACCAGTGGCGATAACCAGGTAATCGTAGTCGAGTTCGCCGCCATCAAAACAGACCAGCTTTTTATCAAAGTCAATCGCAGTGACCTCCCCCAACGCGACGTGCACGTTTTTCTGTTTCCAGAGAATCCTGCGAATCGGTGCCGCGATATTCGCCGGATCCAGTTCGCCCGTCGCCACCTGGTACAGCAGAGGCTGAAACAGGTGGTAATTCCGTTTGTCAATCAGATCGATTTCGACGGCTTCATTTTTGAATGCTTTGGCAACATTGATGCCGCCAAAACCTCCTCCGATGACGACAATCCTTGGCAAATCCGAAGAAGTCCGATTCATAGTGATCTCAATTCCTGAAGTGAGTAGGGCAGTACAGAATTCCGGGGGACGTCAGCGGCGTCTGTCAGTCGAATACGTGTCCGTGATCATAACGTTCGTCGATGCCGGCGGCTTCGGTCAGAGCGGCGACGTTGGACTTGGTGAAGAAGCCCTCGTATTTGTGACAGCGTTCCACATACTCGGTGATCAGAATCGAATACTGGGAGTGCTTGGAGAAAATCTGCTTCAGATTGGGTTCATCCAGGCATTCTCCGACGACATGTGCCAGGAATGGAATGCCTTTGTCCTTAAGGGTCTGCACGACGTAATCCACGTTCTTTTCACCGCCCCGATGATCACCGTCGAGGACTTCATAAGCCACGTGATGCAGTCGGCGTCCATAATTGCGAACGAAGTCTTCGGTAGGCATCGGCAGATTTTCGAAGGAGTTCACGAAGGAAGGCGTATTGTTCGCAGTAAAGACCTTGGCGGGCGATTTTTTATCATTATCGACATAGCCATTCCGCGTCACGTTCGTGGAGGAGTTCATCTCCGCAATATTGTAGGCGCCCCAGAAGTAATGGTTGGACATGGTGAGAAATTCAAGGATGGCATCTTCCCGCTCACCGGCCAGAATCCGGGTGGCCAGATGGTCGACGCCCAGCACCAGCTTATTCAATTTGTGCGCTTCGCCAAAGGCAAGCACCTGGTTCAGCGACTCCATCACTTCAGGTTCCAGTTCGAAAGGTTTTCCCAGTTGGAGCACATCGTAGTCATCGATGTCTTCCTGGGTGTAGCCGACCCGGTTACAGGTAAAATCGGAAGGAAAAGTGAATACAAAATGCGCATCGGTAAAGAACGGGTTTTTCGTTTCGTGGTGGTAGTTAAAGCGCACACTGTGCGATTCGAGCGTGCTCCGTGTCTCGTTGACATCTTTCGTGCTGAAGATCTCACCGATGTAACGGGCATTAGGCTTTTTGCTGGAGAGCGGGTAGAGCCGATTGAACATGGTGATTTCGTCGGCGTAGTCCTGCTCCAGCGGCTCCAGGATGAACATCCGCGGATAATCGGGATGTGAAGTGAGGATATACACATTGTGCGTATTATTTCTGAAAGCCGCAGAAAAACGATAGGGGCTCATCAGGTAGAGTTCATGCAGGTAAGGCAGGACTTCGCCTGTTTCCACCTGCAGCACGATGCCGCGCATGGTCCCGAGCAGGTCTTCGATGCCACTGGACTTGCGGCGTTCGAAAATCTTCATCCGGTAGTCTTCAAAAAACTCCGAGTTCTTTTTGTCGCCGCCCGGTTGATACTCTAATGTATTGATACTCACTGGAAACATCCCTTTCCTGAAACTGTGATGCGTTTGATTTTCTGGTTTGAATATACCTGAAAGGAACTGCAGACGCCGCGACTCCCTTAACCGGTTTCAAAGACTGCAGCAGACCTTATGTTACCGCACAAATTTGGTTTTGTAATGTTTGTATTGCTTTCTTTTCATTTTTTTCACAGGCAGTCTGCGTTCCTGCGAAAATGAGTTGCGGCAAAAGTGGAATTTCGCCACGTAGATTCGGAATGACAGGCACGGCATTTGAAGTTATGCTGAATTTCTGGAAACCATCTCGATTTAACTGGGGAAAGATTCTGACCAATGAAACGCGCCGATTTTCATGCCATGCGAGACTACTGGGTCCCGCTTATCCAATTTCTGTCCCTCTGTATTTTCCTCGGCTGTCATTGGATGATTGCCGCAGCGGAACCCGTGCGTTCTCCCAATATTGTGCTGATTATCTCAGACGATCAGACATTTCGTGATTTCGGCTTCATGGGTAACACAGAGATTCAGACACCTCACATCGATCGTCTGGCGGCACAGTCGGCCCGGTATGTGAATGGTTATCTGCCGACCAGTGTCTGCAGCCCCTCGCTGGCGACCCTGCTGACCGGCCTGTATCCGCATCAAAGCGGGATTCACTACAATCATCCGCCACCAGGTAACAGCGCCTTTAACAAAATGACATCCCGCAGGGAATACGAGTCGACCCGCAGCCAGGCGTTTCAACTGATCCAGAACGTCGATACACTGCCACGCATTCTGGCGGCAAACGGTTATCGCTGTCTGCAGACGGGCAAATTCTGGGAAGGCCATTATCGCAACGCCGGCTTTACCGAAGGCATGACCATTTTTGAACCGGTTCCCGGACAGTCGTTCGGCGGCAATCGCCGGCTGGCAAACGGCGAGTTGGCGGCTCACGGTAATGGAGACTGGGGATTGAAAATCGGTCGGGAAACCATGCAGCCGATTTATGATTTCGTCAAGGACTGCGAACAGAAATCAACGCCGTGGCTGGTCTGGTATGCTCCCTATCTGCCTCATCAGCCTCACGATTCACCTCGAAAATATTTCGACCTGTATCGCAACAATCCGCGTGTGGCAAAAAATGAAATCGCGTATTACGCCAGTTGTTCGCAGTTCGATGATACCGTGGGAGAACTGGTCCAGTTTGTGGAACAGCAGGCCGACCCGAACAATACATTGTTTCTGTTCGTCGTTGACAATGGCTGGACGCCGGGCGAAAAACCGATGCAGCCACGCGAGAATTTTCATCATACCAAAGAGAGTAAACGCTCCCCCTATGAAGATGGTCTGCGGACTCCGATCTTGATTCGCTGGGACGGGCACACCAAACCCGCCACGCACAGGGCGCTGGTCAGCAGCATGGATATCGTGCCCACACTGCTGCACGCAGCCGGGCAGGCGAAA
The sequence above is a segment of the Gimesia algae genome. Coding sequences within it:
- a CDS encoding NAD(P)/FAD-dependent oxidoreductase — encoded protein: MNRTSSDLPRIVVIGGGFGGINVAKAFKNEAVEIDLIDKRNYHLFQPLLYQVATGELDPANIAAPIRRILWKQKNVHVALGEVTAIDFDKKLVCFDGGELDYDYLVIATGARQSYFGHDEYRVHAPGLKSIDDALEIRRRLYLAFEEAEWEADEEARRKILTFVVVGGGPTGVELAGAIKEVASETLPREFRNIHCDMARVILVDGGSRLVGPMPEDLSALAQKVLEKMGVEIHLNVHVTDVTVDGVKIGEETINAENVFWAAGVQGQDLAKTLDTEVDRGSRIVVGPDMSIPGHPEVFVVGDAAHATDAKTGKPVPGLAQGAIQTGRFVAEIIKQEINGNAPKERPQFSYYDKGSMAMIGRGNAIAAIGKIHYGGILGWISWNILHVMFLVGFRNRFKVMLDWCWNYIWKTRRSRLITGDPKVHIKQLYSDHQPPEVKTGWRKKHKSEEG
- a CDS encoding sulfatase-like hydrolase/transferase — protein: MKRADFHAMRDYWVPLIQFLSLCIFLGCHWMIAAAEPVRSPNIVLIISDDQTFRDFGFMGNTEIQTPHIDRLAAQSARYVNGYLPTSVCSPSLATLLTGLYPHQSGIHYNHPPPGNSAFNKMTSRREYESTRSQAFQLIQNVDTLPRILAANGYRCLQTGKFWEGHYRNAGFTEGMTIFEPVPGQSFGGNRRLANGELAAHGNGDWGLKIGRETMQPIYDFVKDCEQKSTPWLVWYAPYLPHQPHDSPRKYFDLYRNNPRVAKNEIAYYASCSQFDDTVGELVQFVEQQADPNNTLFLFVVDNGWTPGEKPMQPRENFHHTKESKRSPYEDGLRTPILIRWDGHTKPATHRALVSSMDIVPTLLHAAGQAKQAAKLPGVNLLPSARGVAKLPQDRAVYGEVFPGDAAALNQPKREVAHRWIRKGNLKLITSHNPNAQGKTWNNYTRGDVLFDLEHDPGETKNLINDPDSTESLAELRQLLDAWWNPAKTD